Proteins co-encoded in one Cynocephalus volans isolate mCynVol1 chromosome 11, mCynVol1.pri, whole genome shotgun sequence genomic window:
- the IL17RE gene encoding interleukin-17 receptor E — protein sequence MGSPRPAALPLPLMLFLGLSASAGIGGPSLFCWRTCCLLASHMDDSFTGDSTCIPCRTQLALLLSTKLWYAQVWHCPCCLCLHLVPDLSGLQWGWFHLLVQKSKKSYKFKFCRRHKMPASAQRKMLGCCCPFQKGHHISIPSPDISHKGRRSKRTQPLDPEAVESLPRLGSQTHGGPKFSFDLLPEAQTIRVTIPPGPEVSVRLCHQWALECEELSSPFDAQKIVSGGHTADLPYEFLLPCLCIEASYLQEDTIRHKKCPFQSWPEAYGSDFWKSVHFADYSQHDQMVMVPTLRCPLKLEASLCQRQDRHTLCEDLPNATARESEGWYVLEKVDLHPQLCFKFSFRNSSHVECPRQTESLTSWNVSMDTQAQQLILHFSSRIHATFSAAWSHPGLTQDTLVAPVYSVSQTQGSSPVTLDLFIPFLRPGGCVLVWRSDVQFARKHLLCPDVPYPVHMLLPCPGRGRARPVLLLHAADSEAQRRLVGALAELLRAALGGGQDVIVDLWEGTRVARVGPLPWLWAARERVARERGTVLLLWSGSGPSSARGPDPCSVPARALLRAAPRPLLLLAYFSRLCAKGDIPPSLRALPRYRLLRDLPRLLRALDARPSTKATHWGCLGTQSCMRGRLELCRRLELEAAKLADQG from the exons gcagccctgcccctgcctctcaTGCTGTTCCTCGGTCTCTCTGCCTCCGCTGGGATTGGCGGCCCCTCCCTGTTCTGCTGGAGAACTTGCTGTCTGCTGGCCTCCCACATG GATGACAGTTTCACTGGTGA TTCTACCTGTATTCCTTGCCGCACCCAGTTGGCCCTCCTCCTCTCCACAAAGCTTTGGTATGCTCAGGTCTGGCACTGTCCCTGCTGTTTGTGCCTGCATCTGGTGCCAGATCTCTCAG GCCTTCAGTGGGGCTGGTTCCACCTCCTGGTGCAGAAATCCAAAAAGTCTTACAAGTTCAAGTTCTGTAGGAGACACAAGATGCCAGCATCTGCTCAG AGGAAGATGCTGGGTTGCTGTTGCCCATTTCAGAAGGGCCATCACATTTCCATCCCCTCCCCAGACATCTCCCACAAGGGGCGGCGCTCCAAAAGGACCCAACCTTTGGATCCAGAGGCAGTGGAAAGTCTCCCCAGACTGGGCTCACAAACGCATGGAG GGCCCAAGTTCTCCTTTGATTTGCTGCCTGAGGCACAGACTATTCGTGTGACCATTCCTCCAGGCCCCGAGGTCAGTGTGCGTCTTTGTCACCAGTGGGCACTGGAGTGCGAAGAGCTGAGCAGTCCCTTCGATGCCCAG AAGATCGTGTCTGGGGGCCACACTGCAGACCTGCCTTATGAATTCCTTCTGCCCTGTTTGTGCATAGAG GCATCCTACCTGCAAGAGGACACCATAAGGCACAAAAAGTGTCCGTTCCAGAGCTGGCCTGAAGCCT ATGGCTCAGACTTCTGGAAGTCAGTGCACTTTGCTGACTACAGCCAGCACGATCAGATGGTCATGGTCCCGACACTCCGCTGTCCCCTGAAGCTGGAGGCCTCCCTCTGCCAGAGGCAGGACAGGCACACCCTCTGTGAAGACCTCCCCAATGCCACAGCTCGAGAGTCAGAGGGG TGGTATGTTTTGGAGAAGGTGGACTTGCACCCCCAGCTGTGCTTCAAG TTCTCTTTTAGAAACAGTAGCCATGTTGAATGCCCACGCCAGACTG AATCTCTCACATCCTGGAACGTGAGCATGGATACCCAGGCCCAGCAGCTGATCCTTCACTTCTCCTCCAGGATACATGCCACCTTCAGTGCTGCCTGGAGCCATCCAGGCTTGACGCAGGACACCTTGGTGGCCCCCGTGTACAGTGTCAGCCAG ACCCAGGGCTCAAGCCCAGTGACATTAGACCTCTTCATTCCTTTCCTGAGGCCAGGGGGCTGTGTCCTG GTGTGGAGGTCAGATGTCCAGTTCGCCAGGAAGCACCTCTTATGTCCGGATG TCCCCTACCCTGTTCATATGTTGCTCCCGTGCCCAGGCCGGGGCCGAGCGCGGCCGGTGCTGCTCCTACACGCGGCGGACTCAGAGGCGCAGCGGCGCCTGGTGGGAGCGCTGGCTGAACTGCTGCGGGCCGCGCTGGGCGGCGGGCAAGACGTGATCGTGGACCTGTGGGAGGGGACGCGCGTGGCGCGCGTGGGCCCGCTGCCGTGGCTCTGGGCGGCGCGGGAGCGCGTGGCGCGGGAGCGGGGCACGGTACTGCTGCTGTGGAGCGGCTCCGGCCCCAGCTCGGCCCGCGGCCCCGACCCCTGCTCCGTACCCGCGCGCGCCCTGCTCCGCGCTGCCCCGCgcccgctgctgctgctggcctacTTCAGTCGCCTCTGCGCCAAGGGCGACATCCCCCCGTCGCTGCGCGCCCTGCCGCGCTACCGCCTCCTGCGCGACCTGCCGCGCCTGCTGCGGGCTCTGGACGCACGGCCTTCCACCAAAGCCACCCACTGGGGCTGCCTCGGGACTCAGTCGTGCATGCGGGGCCGCCTGGAGCTGTGCCGCCGGCTTGAACTCGAGGCCGCCAAACTTGCAGACCAAGGCTGA